A genomic segment from Proteobacteria bacterium CG1_02_64_396 encodes:
- a CDS encoding ammonium transporter, which yields MSNAGFDVFFLLMGAAMVLAMHAGFAFLEAGTVRRKNQVNALVRVITDFGFSTLAYFFIGFSVAYGIHFFKPASELLSLGGASNGYELVHFFFLLTFAAAIPAIISGGITERVRFLPNAIATILLVGLVYPFFEGMVWSSNFGFQDWMTNTFGAAFHDFAGSVVVHGMGGFLAVGAVILLGARKGRYGKDGSVRGILPSSIPFLALGSWILVVGWFGFNVMSAAKVEGASGLVAVNSLLAMVGGLVCALIAGRNDPGFVHNGALAGLVAVCAGSDLMHPIGALATGAVAGAIFVFGFTFLQNKLKIDDVLGVIPLHGVCGAWGGIAAGIFGLEALGGIGGVTFASQLTGTLIGVAIAVAGGFAVFGAVKAMMGLRLSEEDEYQGADLAIHRISSNPEEDMSRA from the coding sequence ATGTCCAACGCCGGTTTCGACGTTTTCTTTCTGCTGATGGGCGCCGCCATGGTGCTGGCGATGCACGCTGGATTCGCCTTCTTAGAGGCGGGGACGGTACGCCGCAAAAATCAGGTCAACGCCCTGGTTCGGGTCATCACCGACTTTGGCTTTTCGACCCTGGCCTACTTCTTCATCGGGTTTTCCGTCGCCTACGGCATCCATTTTTTCAAGCCGGCCTCTGAGCTTTTGAGCCTCGGCGGCGCCAGCAACGGCTACGAACTGGTCCACTTCTTCTTTTTGCTCACCTTTGCCGCCGCCATCCCCGCCATCATTTCAGGGGGCATCACCGAGCGGGTCCGCTTTCTTCCCAATGCCATCGCCACCATTTTACTGGTCGGCTTGGTCTACCCCTTTTTCGAGGGGATGGTGTGGAGCAGCAACTTCGGCTTTCAAGATTGGATGACCAACACCTTCGGGGCCGCCTTCCACGACTTTGCAGGTTCGGTGGTGGTTCACGGCATGGGGGGCTTTTTGGCGGTGGGGGCGGTGATCCTTTTGGGGGCCCGTAAAGGGCGTTACGGCAAGGACGGCTCGGTCCGAGGGATCCTCCCCTCCTCAATTCCCTTCCTGGCGCTCGGTTCGTGGATCCTGGTGGTGGGGTGGTTCGGCTTCAACGTCATGAGCGCCGCCAAAGTCGAGGGGGCCTCGGGATTGGTGGCGGTCAACTCGCTGCTGGCGATGGTGGGGGGGCTGGTCTGCGCCTTGATCGCCGGGCGCAACGACCCCGGCTTTGTGCACAACGGCGCCCTGGCCGGACTGGTGGCGGTCTGCGCCGGCTCCGATTTGATGCACCCCATCGGGGCGCTGGCCACCGGCGCGGTCGCCGGAGCAATCTTCGTTTTCGGTTTCACCTTTTTGCAGAACAAACTCAAGATCGATGACGTGCTCGGGGTGATCCCCCTGCACGGGGTGTGTGGCGCCTGGGGCGGCATTGCAGCAGGAATCTTCGGCTTGGAGGCGCTGGGGGGGATTGGCGGCGTCACCTTCGCCAGCCAGCTCACCGGTACTCTTATCGGGGTCGCCATTGCGGTGGCGGGGGGCTTCGCGGTCTTCGGCGCGGTTAAGGCGATGATGGGACTGCGTTTGAGCGAAG